ACAACACTAAAAACCTTTGCCCACCCATGCTTTTCCGCAAACTAGTACGTGGGAACACCGCTGAAACTTTCCGTTTGATGGCAAATGATGTCAGAAACGATCAAAACTCGGGAGAATTACCGCTGGCTTCGATTCGGCTGCAATGACCCTCTGAATGGATTCAAGAAGATAGATGGTAGGCACGTGGGGACTCGAACCCCAGACCTCTACCGTGTCAAGGTAGCGCTCTAACCAACTGAGCTACGCGCCTACGGGACTCGATTATTGTACTGGGCGAGCCTGCGCGCGGGCAACGAACTTGCGCGCCGCACTTGCAAAGCTGGCCAGCGGCAGGGAGAATTCCCTTGTGCTGCCGCAGAAACCCCACAAATCGCAAAACACTCCCGGCGCGGATTCAGTAGGCGAGGGACCATTCCAACCGGGAGTGATGGTGCTGGTCAGCCTGGGCGAGCCGCGGGAAAAATTCTGGGGAGTAGTCGTGGCACTCAGCCCGGCCGGTTTGAGCATCCGCGGAATTGATTTGCAGTCGTTTGATGATTCCGCGGCCATGGTCAAATCCGACGAACCGTTCACACCGACTTCGGTGTTTTTCCCTATGCACCGCGTGGAACGCATTGAGCTGGATACGAATTCCGGCGGTGTCCCATCATTAAGCGAGCGTTTCACTACGCGCACCGGGCGCGATCCTGCCAGTCTGTTTGGGGCTGGCGAGTGAGCAAAGGAGAAGATGTGAGGCGTCTGCTCACTGCACCCAACCAGCTCACCCTGATGCGCATGATGTTCCTGCCTTTCATCATTATTAGCCTGCTGGGGCGCAATTACGGCTGGGCATTAGGATTATTCGTCCTGGCCGGCTTCAGTGACGGGTTGGATGGCCTGCTGGCACGCCGCCTTCATCAGCAGACCATGCTCGGGCAGTACCTCGATCCGATCGCTGACAAACTGCTGCTCAGCAGCATGTTTCTGGTCCTCTCCATCCTGCACAAGATCCCGTGGAAATTTACCGTTTTAGTGTTCAGCCGCGACATTTCCATCTTGGTGGCAAGCGCGGTGTTATATGCCATAGTCGGATTGCGCGATTTCAGCCCCAGCATATTCGGCAAAGCCAACACCACGGCGCAGGTGGCGGCGGTCTTTTTTGTGATGTTGCAGGATGTCTATCCGGCAAGCTGGGTAGCGTATGCGCGCTTCTTTTTTCTGTGGGCCACGTTTGCCTTTACCATCATTTCCGCGGCCCATTACGTGCTGCTGGTGGGAGAGAGGCTGCACCGGATTGCTGCCGCAAGACCGCCCGCTTAATCGCGGCGAGCACTCGCGGATTTGACCCTTTTTCGCGCCCACCCCTAGAATCAAGCTTCTGCGGATTAAGATTCAGCGAATCGCGACTCTGCGCTCCAACGCACTTTCAATATGGCACTGCACCTTTTTAATACGCTTTCTGGCGCAATAGAGGAGTTTGCGCCGATGGAGGACCAGCTTATCCGCATGTACGCTTGCGGTCCCACGGTGTACGACTACGGCCACATCGGAAACTTCCGCACCTTCGTGGCGGTGGACGTGCTGCGCCGGTTTCTGCGGCAGAGCGGCTTCAAATTGCGCCATGTCATGAACATTACCGATGTGGAGGACAAGATCATCCGCAACGCTGCCGCTGCCGGGCTCAGCGTGCGCGAGTACACCGCCAAGTACGAACAGGCATTCCTGGAGGACATAGACAGCATCAACGTGGAACGGCCGGAGCTAGCGCGCGCCACCGATCACATTCCCGAGATGGCGAAGTTCATAGCCCAACTTGTGGACAAAGGATTCGCCTACCGTACGGACGATGGTTCTTATTACTTCCGCATAGCCAGGTTTCCCGGATACGGCAAACTGTCGAAGAAGGATTTTGCTGGAATCGAAGCTGGGGCGCGCGTGGACGTGGACGAATATGAAAAGGACAATGCGCGTGATTTTGCCTTGTGGAAGGCTCCCAAGCCGGGTGAAGCGCAGTGGCAGACGCAAATCGGCCCCGGCAGGCCAGGGTGGCACATCGAGTGCTCAGTGATGTCAATGAAGTTTCTGGGCGATACTTTCGATCTGCACGCCGGCGGTGAGGACTTGATTTTTCCCCACCACGAAAATGAAATCGCTCAGTCTGAGGCGCTCACCGGGAAGCCTTTCGTGCGTTTCTGGTTCCACGTGCGGTTTTTGCTGGTCGAAGGCGAGAAGATGTCGAAGAGTCTCGGCAACTTCTACACCCTGCGTGATCTGGTGCTCAAGGGCCATAAGCCCTCTTCGGTTCGCTTCCTGCTGGCATCAGGGCATTACCGCACCCAGCTGAATTTCACCTTCGCGGCGCTGAAACAGGCGGCAAACTCAGTGGAGCGGCTGCGCAATTTCCGGCTGCGTTTGCGGAGTGGACAGTTTCCCTCCGGCGCGAGCGGCAGCATGGCCCAGCTCGCCGACGAAACCATCAGCAAGATGCATTTAGCCCTCTCTGACGACCTCAACGCTCCCCAGGCACTCGCGGCAATATTCGAAATGGTGCGGCAAGCCAACGCAGCCGCCGATGCGGGCCAGCTTAGGGCCAGCGACGTTCCCGCGCTCGAGCAGGCGCTGGAAAAATTCGATGATATCTTTGCCGTGCTCAAGGATGACGATGCGGCGAAGATTCGGCGCATTCTCGATTGGGCAAAAACCGAAAACAAGCTGCAAGACGCAGCGCAAGAGCTGGTCGCCGGGGCGCGGTCCAACGGTCTACCCGACGAAGAGGTCAATCATTTGGTAGCCGAGCACGAACGGGCTCGCAAATCCCGGGACTTCGCCAGATCGGATGCCATTCGCACCCAGCTCGCCGAAGCCGGGATCCTGGTGGAGAACACCAAGCAGGGCGTGCGCTGGAAGCGGAAGTGACGCCGCACGAGCAGCTCTGTACTTTGTTAGAATCGGGAGTTTCTTATCCAGCATCTGAACTTACCGGAGGGAATCATGGCTCACGAAGTACCACCATTGCCGTATGACTACTCAGCCCTCGAACCCTATATTGACACTCAGACCATGCATTTGCACCACGACGCGCACCATG
The Terriglobales bacterium DNA segment above includes these coding regions:
- a CDS encoding CDP-alcohol phosphatidyltransferase family protein; this encodes MRRLLTAPNQLTLMRMMFLPFIIISLLGRNYGWALGLFVLAGFSDGLDGLLARRLHQQTMLGQYLDPIADKLLLSSMFLVLSILHKIPWKFTVLVFSRDISILVASAVLYAIVGLRDFSPSIFGKANTTAQVAAVFFVMLQDVYPASWVAYARFFFLWATFAFTIISAAHYVLLVGERLHRIAAARPPA
- the cysS gene encoding cysteine--tRNA ligase; this encodes MALHLFNTLSGAIEEFAPMEDQLIRMYACGPTVYDYGHIGNFRTFVAVDVLRRFLRQSGFKLRHVMNITDVEDKIIRNAAAAGLSVREYTAKYEQAFLEDIDSINVERPELARATDHIPEMAKFIAQLVDKGFAYRTDDGSYYFRIARFPGYGKLSKKDFAGIEAGARVDVDEYEKDNARDFALWKAPKPGEAQWQTQIGPGRPGWHIECSVMSMKFLGDTFDLHAGGEDLIFPHHENEIAQSEALTGKPFVRFWFHVRFLLVEGEKMSKSLGNFYTLRDLVLKGHKPSSVRFLLASGHYRTQLNFTFAALKQAANSVERLRNFRLRLRSGQFPSGASGSMAQLADETISKMHLALSDDLNAPQALAAIFEMVRQANAAADAGQLRASDVPALEQALEKFDDIFAVLKDDDAAKIRRILDWAKTENKLQDAAQELVAGARSNGLPDEEVNHLVAEHERARKSRDFARSDAIRTQLAEAGILVENTKQGVRWKRK